A stretch of the Desulfitobacterium chlororespirans DSM 11544 genome encodes the following:
- a CDS encoding P-loop NTPase: protein MIRAAIYGKGGIGKSTTTSNLAVALSEMGYKVMQIGCDPKADSTRMLTGGRAIPTVLELVRSRRDDLQVSDFVQEGYNGVLCVEAGGPMPGIGCAGRGIITAFDTLAEMKAYEVYQPDIVLYDVLGDVVCGGFAMPLRGEYTDVVFIVTSGEMMSMYAASNIAAALANFRSRDYARYGGLILNRRNVDKELELVQQLAAETQGELIAVIPRAAEIQKGEEQGKTVMEIFPETEIAQGYRTLARRFLEVCGHE from the coding sequence ATGATTAGAGCAGCTATTTACGGTAAGGGAGGGATTGGCAAATCCACCACCACCTCCAATTTGGCGGTGGCCTTGAGCGAGATGGGCTATAAAGTGATGCAGATCGGCTGCGATCCCAAGGCGGATTCCACGCGGATGCTGACCGGGGGCCGGGCCATTCCCACCGTATTGGAGCTGGTGCGCAGCAGACGGGATGACCTGCAGGTGAGCGACTTTGTACAGGAGGGCTATAACGGGGTACTTTGTGTGGAAGCAGGCGGTCCCATGCCCGGCATCGGCTGTGCGGGACGGGGAATTATCACCGCTTTTGATACCTTGGCGGAAATGAAAGCTTATGAAGTCTACCAGCCGGATATCGTGCTTTACGATGTGTTGGGGGATGTGGTCTGCGGCGGCTTCGCCATGCCTCTGCGGGGCGAATATACGGATGTGGTCTTTATCGTTACCTCGGGAGAGATGATGTCTATGTATGCAGCTTCCAATATCGCCGCAGCTTTGGCCAATTTCCGCAGCCGGGACTATGCCCGTTACGGAGGGCTGATCCTGAACCGGCGCAATGTGGACAAGGAGCTGGAGTTGGTGCAGCAGCTGGCGGCGGAAACCCAGGGCGAGCTTATTGCCGTTATTCCCCGGGCGGCCGAGATCCAGAAGGGGGAAGAGCAGGGCAAGACGGTTATGGAGATTTTTCCGGAAACGGAGATTGCCCAAGGCTACCGCACTCTGGCCCGGCGCTTCCTTGAGGTGTGCGGACATGAGTAA
- a CDS encoding response regulator transcription factor, with protein sequence MKNILIIEDDVNIAELERDYLQLNGYKVDIVLDGATGLKKAVSGTYDILIVDLMLPQLDGFEIIKEVRKKLEIPIIVLSARSEDIDKIRGLDYGADDYLTKPFSPAELMARIRSHLKRYERLTGKHQSSEVINHRGLEINTASHKVYVNGKEVQFTAKEYELLLFFASNPNILFSKERIFDLLWGAESYGDLATVPVHIQKIRKKIERDPANPEYIETIWGTGYRFNP encoded by the coding sequence ATGAAAAATATTCTGATCATTGAAGATGATGTCAATATTGCCGAACTGGAACGAGATTATCTGCAGCTTAACGGCTATAAAGTGGATATCGTCTTGGATGGAGCAACAGGGCTGAAGAAAGCTGTCTCCGGGACTTATGATATTCTGATCGTCGATTTAATGCTGCCCCAGTTGGATGGTTTTGAGATCATTAAAGAAGTCCGCAAGAAGTTGGAGATTCCCATTATAGTCCTGTCGGCCCGCAGTGAAGATATTGATAAAATCAGGGGACTGGATTACGGTGCCGACGATTATTTGACGAAACCTTTCAGCCCCGCGGAACTGATGGCCCGCATCAGATCCCATTTGAAACGATACGAACGTCTGACAGGTAAACACCAAAGCTCAGAAGTGATCAATCACCGTGGACTGGAAATCAATACCGCTTCCCATAAAGTCTATGTCAATGGCAAAGAAGTTCAATTCACCGCCAAGGAATATGAACTCCTGCTCTTCTTTGCTTCCAACCCGAATATACTTTTCAGCAAGGAGCGCATCTTTGATCTGCTTTGGGGCGCGGAGTCCTACGGGGATCTGGCAACCGTCCCGGTTCATATTCAAAAGATCAGGAAGAAAATCGAAAGAGACCCGGCTAACCCGGAATATATAGAGACCATCTGGGGAACCGGTTACCGGTTTAATCCATAA
- a CDS encoding molybdopterin molybdotransferase MoeA yields the protein MANNQHDHISCPSSSCIGCATRCHRQQNDPFSRDEALAILFDQAKFELAKEFVPLNEALGRVTSEPTYAAFSVPSADTAQHDGIMVNWEQAKKLLESGSRVLAEHEFCLRAMGAVIEPPFDTVIPLEQVKHWTDGRVEIKALPAPGQGIKRAGSSIREGERLVPANYRLNPANLSILRFAGVETVTVWKKPKAAIIPVGDDLVAPGRRPGPGQVVESDSILLAGILRECGGEAWTEPVAGDGEDLICQAILQVISRCDVLILIGGLGRSGARYGDYTVQAVEKLGRVLVQGMGFNPGGKAMLLGEIQGKCVVGIPAPPHAALTQAEQYLPAIMERFLGCPCYERPEIKARLYEDYQSGIRSGRHAHVGLSWTGEEYEIVPIRMGDTVDCFVNATGILMEEAEDRLLKKGEPATVRLLCGEKTLRQRSQTGQDNPTG from the coding sequence ATGGCAAACAATCAGCATGATCACATCAGCTGCCCCTCCTCATCCTGTATCGGTTGTGCCACACGCTGTCATCGGCAGCAGAATGATCCGTTCTCCCGGGATGAGGCCTTGGCGATCCTTTTCGACCAGGCCAAATTTGAACTGGCCAAGGAATTCGTACCACTGAATGAAGCCTTGGGCCGGGTGACTTCGGAACCGACCTATGCAGCCTTTTCGGTGCCTTCGGCAGATACCGCTCAGCATGACGGAATTATGGTGAACTGGGAACAGGCTAAAAAGCTGCTTGAGAGCGGCAGCCGGGTGCTGGCTGAACATGAATTTTGTCTCCGGGCGATGGGTGCGGTGATCGAACCGCCTTTTGATACAGTGATCCCTTTGGAACAGGTAAAGCATTGGACAGATGGAAGAGTGGAAATCAAGGCGTTGCCCGCACCGGGGCAGGGAATCAAGCGGGCAGGCAGTAGCATCCGGGAGGGTGAGCGGCTTGTTCCGGCCAATTACCGCCTGAACCCGGCGAATCTCTCGATCCTGCGTTTTGCCGGAGTGGAAACGGTAACCGTATGGAAAAAGCCCAAAGCCGCCATCATTCCGGTGGGGGACGACCTGGTGGCACCCGGCCGCCGGCCCGGCCCCGGACAGGTGGTGGAGTCGGACAGCATTCTCTTGGCAGGGATCCTTCGGGAATGCGGCGGGGAGGCCTGGACAGAACCGGTGGCAGGGGATGGGGAAGATCTGATCTGCCAGGCTATTCTGCAGGTTATCTCCCGTTGTGATGTGCTGATCCTGATCGGGGGCTTGGGCCGCAGCGGAGCCCGGTATGGAGATTATACTGTCCAGGCTGTTGAAAAGCTGGGCAGAGTGCTGGTCCAGGGCATGGGATTCAACCCTGGTGGGAAAGCCATGCTGCTGGGAGAAATTCAGGGAAAATGTGTCGTGGGAATTCCCGCGCCTCCTCATGCGGCTCTGACTCAGGCTGAGCAGTACCTGCCCGCGATTATGGAACGCTTTCTGGGTTGTCCGTGTTATGAGCGGCCGGAGATCAAAGCCCGGCTGTATGAGGATTACCAAAGTGGAATCCGCTCCGGCCGTCATGCTCATGTAGGTCTCAGTTGGACCGGAGAGGAGTATGAGATTGTTCCTATCCGGATGGGAGACACAGTGGACTGTTTTGTCAATGCCACGGGGATTTTGATGGAGGAAGCTGAGGACCGTTTGCTAAAAAAGGGGGAACCAGCTACAGTACGGCTGCTTTGCGGCGAAAAGACGCTCAGGCAGCGCAGTCAAACTGGGCAGGACAATCCCACCGGGTAA
- a CDS encoding 4Fe-4S dicluster domain-containing protein: MSVNINLNRCDGCGLCVSKCPAKVLELQEVKQADYNQLNMIGKLKIKVKGNSRAYVSNESACIACKMCQNNCHERAIKVG, from the coding sequence ATGAGTGTAAACATCAATCTGAATCGGTGTGATGGCTGCGGATTATGTGTCAGTAAATGTCCGGCTAAAGTATTGGAATTACAAGAAGTTAAGCAGGCAGATTATAATCAGCTTAATATGATTGGAAAATTAAAGATCAAAGTCAAGGGTAATTCGAGAGCCTATGTCAGCAATGAATCCGCCTGTATAGCTTGTAAAATGTGTCAAAATAACTGCCATGAGAGGGCGATTAAAGTCGGTTGA
- a CDS encoding sensor histidine kinase gives MRPDKKFHKLYHEEFHKGRQHGESQKLRRSIKFLRPVGVVLNLLLLYLLFQWIGLKAIAVFFALILITREILQLGFFRRLEKRVFKPMEQLKQGFDEIAKGNYQVSIEPEVENEFTQLIYAFNEMASKLQASERSNQEYEKNRKTLVANISHDLKTPITSIQGYLEVILEGCVSEPEKIKRYLETIYSNTAYMNKLIDDLFLFSKLDMDKVEMNYEVLSIGAYLDDLATELKFEFEERQFKFSYQKRTDRDYTVNIDGKRVYQGIRNIIDNAMKYGPEQDLKVTMELYAQKDDICIDIADNGPGISEEQLPHIFNRFYRIDTERSKDFVSTGLGLAIAKELIEAQRGTISVASTGEAGSCFTIKLPIIKSS, from the coding sequence TTGAGACCAGATAAAAAGTTTCATAAATTGTATCATGAGGAGTTTCATAAAGGCAGGCAGCACGGGGAATCTCAGAAATTGCGCAGGTCCATAAAGTTTCTGCGCCCGGTCGGCGTCGTTTTGAATTTGCTTCTTTTATACCTGCTCTTTCAATGGATCGGGCTCAAAGCCATTGCTGTATTTTTTGCCTTGATCCTCATTACCCGAGAAATACTCCAGCTCGGTTTTTTCCGGCGCCTGGAGAAGCGGGTCTTTAAACCGATGGAACAATTAAAGCAGGGTTTTGACGAAATCGCCAAAGGAAATTATCAAGTGTCAATTGAGCCGGAAGTCGAAAATGAATTCACGCAGCTGATTTACGCCTTTAATGAAATGGCTTCCAAACTGCAGGCAAGCGAAAGAAGCAATCAGGAGTATGAGAAAAACCGAAAGACTCTGGTGGCCAACATCTCCCATGATCTAAAAACGCCGATTACCTCGATCCAGGGCTATCTGGAAGTAATTCTTGAGGGGTGCGTCAGCGAACCGGAGAAAATAAAGCGTTACCTGGAGACGATTTACAGCAATACTGCGTATATGAATAAGCTGATTGATGATCTGTTTTTGTTTTCCAAGCTGGATATGGACAAAGTGGAGATGAATTATGAAGTCCTGAGTATAGGCGCCTACCTGGACGATTTAGCTACCGAGTTAAAGTTTGAGTTTGAAGAAAGACAATTCAAATTTTCCTATCAGAAAAGAACGGATCGGGATTATACGGTCAATATTGATGGGAAGCGGGTGTATCAAGGGATCCGCAATATCATCGATAATGCCATGAAATATGGGCCGGAGCAGGATTTAAAGGTGACAATGGAGTTATATGCTCAGAAAGATGATATCTGTATCGACATTGCCGACAATGGTCCGGGGATTTCGGAAGAGCAGCTGCCCCATATTTTTAACCGCTTTTACCGGATTGACACGGAGCGCTCCAAAGATTTCGTAAGTACAGGGCTGGGTTTGGCCATAGCTAAGGAGCTGATTGAAGCTCAGAGGGGCACAATCTCAGTTGCCAGTACAGGTGAGGCCGGCTCCTGCTTTACCATAAAGCTGCCTATTATTAAATCATCTTAA
- a CDS encoding nitrogenase component 1 — protein MSKRVQNNLLYYIPNRSRSKTILRIPESHSLHICPTACGRRNAIRALQNGEKEFLSFLYIGEEDAVSGQYVENIGDAVEELLEVLEPVPKAFVLYFNCIDDFLGTDEKALLRELKSRFPGLYFTVCHINPVVADEKISQGMRKHNQMYGLLEYTEQKENSLNFIGNYVSLDPESELFTVLKEWGIDTIRELFTCETFADYQKMASSRLNLVLMPMGQVAAQNMAAKLGIPYYDNPVSYDIKEVLQHYQDLADLLGKPCPDFGGEIRQTLLDIIVAREMVGDIPIVVDSSASMRPFALAKALLGYGFQVKAVFAPHSPREDAEERQWLADHHPQVNVINREGVKAVAGYGLDKECMAIGYDCAFLLKARYFVNMFNDESHYGFHGIRKLMGLMGKAAARSADWEHLNEKKDEGK, from the coding sequence ATGAGTAAAAGGGTTCAAAATAATCTTCTTTATTATATTCCCAACCGGAGCAGGTCAAAAACGATTCTGCGCATCCCGGAAAGCCACAGTCTCCATATCTGCCCCACGGCCTGCGGCCGCCGCAACGCTATCCGCGCTTTGCAAAACGGGGAAAAGGAGTTTCTCTCCTTTCTATATATTGGGGAAGAGGATGCGGTTTCCGGACAATATGTGGAGAATATCGGCGATGCGGTGGAGGAGCTCCTGGAAGTGCTGGAGCCGGTGCCCAAGGCCTTTGTGCTGTACTTCAACTGTATCGACGATTTTCTGGGTACTGATGAAAAAGCTCTTTTGCGGGAGCTGAAAAGCCGTTTTCCCGGGCTTTATTTCACAGTTTGCCATATCAATCCCGTGGTGGCTGATGAAAAAATATCCCAGGGCATGCGCAAGCATAACCAGATGTATGGGCTGCTGGAGTATACGGAGCAAAAGGAAAATAGCCTCAATTTCATCGGCAATTATGTTTCCCTCGACCCGGAGAGCGAGTTGTTTACTGTCCTGAAGGAGTGGGGGATTGACACGATACGGGAGCTTTTCACCTGTGAGACCTTTGCGGACTATCAGAAGATGGCCTCCAGCCGGTTAAACCTGGTCCTGATGCCGATGGGTCAGGTTGCCGCTCAGAACATGGCGGCAAAGCTGGGCATTCCTTATTATGACAACCCGGTTTCCTATGATATAAAGGAAGTTTTGCAGCATTATCAAGATCTCGCCGACCTGTTGGGCAAGCCCTGCCCGGATTTTGGCGGGGAGATCCGGCAGACCCTGCTGGACATCATAGTCGCCAGAGAAATGGTGGGGGATATTCCGATTGTTGTGGATTCTTCCGCCTCTATGCGGCCCTTTGCCTTGGCCAAGGCTCTTCTGGGCTACGGCTTTCAAGTGAAGGCGGTCTTTGCCCCCCATTCTCCCCGGGAGGATGCTGAGGAGCGGCAATGGCTGGCCGATCATCACCCTCAGGTCAACGTTATCAACCGGGAGGGTGTCAAAGCCGTTGCCGGTTATGGCCTGGACAAGGAATGCATGGCAATTGGCTATGACTGCGCTTTTTTGCTGAAGGCCAGGTATTTTGTGAATATGTTCAATGACGAATCCCATTATGGGTTCCACGGTATTCGCAAGCTGATGGGGCTGATGGGCAAAGCTGCCGCCAGGTCAGCGGACTGGGAACACCTGAATGAGAAAAAGGATGAGGGGAAGTGA
- a CDS encoding nitrogenase component 1, whose translation MERLAVYLPPFASDYSGVCSALYELNCLIIIDDASCCTRNYVTYDEPRWTESTRSTFGSNLRTIEAVLGDEERLISQTIEAAEKLKPEFIALLGSPVPAIIGRDMKGIAREIEARSGFAALGFDTTGFSYYNKGISAAHLRLLQRFAVPGIPTAAGQVNILGLTPLDFSANDNSKDLIRLLEDNGFQVGGSFWMGTELDQLRRAPAAEVNLVVSQSGWAAAQYLYKNYGIPYVAAAPLGIRHSRIVLEALGQTMADKQNRLLKGTPAAEGGAWPAAEGTGALLIIGDQVMANSLRAALRQAGCRQEITVASFFDLEPELALPGDLLLKSEKQLIKLLRSGVYTRLIADPLILSIPAAAGLKGHSLPHPAISSLLHWQDVPLFLGGEFEKLILSWSDGN comes from the coding sequence ATGGAACGGCTAGCTGTCTATCTCCCGCCTTTTGCCAGCGATTACTCCGGAGTCTGCTCTGCGCTGTATGAATTGAACTGTCTGATCATTATCGATGATGCCTCATGCTGTACCCGCAATTATGTCACCTATGACGAACCCCGCTGGACGGAAAGCACGCGCAGCACCTTTGGTTCCAATCTAAGAACCATTGAAGCAGTGCTGGGGGATGAAGAACGGCTGATCAGCCAAACGATTGAAGCGGCAGAGAAGCTCAAGCCGGAATTCATTGCTCTTCTGGGCAGCCCTGTGCCGGCGATCATCGGCAGGGATATGAAGGGTATCGCCCGGGAGATTGAGGCGCGCAGCGGTTTTGCGGCCTTAGGATTTGATACGACTGGATTTTCTTATTACAACAAAGGAATTTCGGCCGCCCACCTGCGGCTGCTCCAGCGATTCGCTGTCCCCGGAATCCCAACGGCTGCCGGACAGGTGAATATTTTAGGCCTGACTCCCCTGGATTTCTCGGCCAATGATAACAGCAAAGACTTAATTCGCCTGCTGGAGGATAATGGCTTCCAGGTCGGCGGGAGTTTCTGGATGGGGACGGAACTGGATCAGCTGCGGCGGGCCCCCGCCGCGGAGGTCAATCTGGTAGTATCCCAGTCCGGTTGGGCGGCCGCCCAATACCTCTATAAAAATTACGGTATTCCCTATGTGGCGGCGGCTCCTTTAGGGATAAGGCACAGCAGGATTGTGCTGGAGGCTTTAGGGCAGACCATGGCGGATAAACAAAATCGTCTGCTCAAGGGCACCCCAGCCGCCGAGGGCGGAGCCTGGCCGGCGGCAGAAGGAACAGGGGCTTTGCTGATTATCGGCGATCAGGTGATGGCCAATTCTTTGCGGGCCGCTCTCCGGCAAGCCGGTTGCCGGCAGGAGATCACCGTGGCCAGCTTCTTTGACCTGGAACCGGAATTGGCTTTACCCGGCGATTTGCTGCTGAAAAGCGAAAAGCAGCTGATTAAGCTTTTGCGCAGCGGCGTTTATACAAGGCTTATCGCCGATCCGCTGATTCTCAGTATTCCTGCCGCAGCCGGGCTTAAGGGCCATAGCCTCCCGCACCCGGCCATATCCAGCCTGCTGCACTGGCAGGATGTGCCTCTTTTCCTCGGCGGAGAATTTGAAAAGCTCATTTTGAGCTGGAGTGACGGCAATTAA
- a CDS encoding double-CXXCG motif protein: MRYYCLEIDEGEKEPYAYGVSVTEWPRKEIHCPLCQREWKKSTMHDLGTDTPIALSNDNYPDFLWFYINHISGKAKDVLEREKITGYSLEKAHVLSIRDLSDLQLTELRRQGIRVHKISKEPPAYYKLHVAVSAEFYKKSNVILLNRCPECGYETYSAESKERIEARDYLYLREESLKGVDLFRAKGYGVTVYCSERFVEVYKRHELTGLTFTEMEVL; encoded by the coding sequence ATGCGCTATTATTGTTTGGAAATTGATGAAGGAGAAAAAGAGCCCTACGCCTATGGGGTAAGTGTAACCGAATGGCCAAGAAAAGAAATCCATTGTCCCCTATGCCAAAGAGAATGGAAAAAAAGCACAATGCATGATTTGGGAACCGATACACCTATTGCTTTATCTAACGATAATTATCCTGATTTTCTCTGGTTTTATATCAATCATATCTCCGGGAAGGCCAAGGACGTCCTGGAAAGAGAAAAGATTACGGGGTACAGCTTAGAGAAAGCCCATGTACTATCCATCCGTGATTTATCGGATCTGCAGCTAACGGAGCTCAGGCGCCAGGGCATCAGAGTCCATAAGATATCCAAAGAGCCGCCGGCCTATTACAAGCTTCATGTCGCTGTCAGCGCCGAATTTTATAAAAAATCAAATGTTATTCTGCTCAATCGTTGTCCGGAATGCGGCTATGAAACCTATAGTGCCGAGAGCAAGGAGCGGATTGAAGCGCGGGATTACCTTTATTTAAGAGAAGAATCCCTCAAGGGAGTGGATCTGTTCAGGGCCAAGGGCTACGGAGTTACTGTGTATTGCTCTGAACGATTTGTTGAAGTCTATAAAAGACACGAGCTGACAGGGCTGACCTTTACCGAGATGGAAGTGCTTTGA